In Edaphobacter paludis, a single window of DNA contains:
- a CDS encoding ABC transporter ATP-binding protein gives MSEAPTTKKVESPWRDRLSALRNLPPVLRILWDSGPAVVTWGLILRGIVAVLPIAIAKVAALILQDIADVLRGRPLPHNFWILVGTEVGLNVVFGLITHAIDYSDSLLANRYTQYVSVKVMEQASRLDLTTYENPVFYDRLERARVQATDRLGMIQQMGRLIQQVITTLSFTVALAWASPWLVLLLALGVLPSFLGETHFAFLGYAKNFRQTPAKRQMDYLRQVAGSREGAKEVKLFGLHRFFTDKFERLAHQIYVEDVELSRSKLIVGGMLGVIGTLGYYGAYIYVIWRTLGGAYNIGKFTFLTTSIQQASSNLQQVFSTVSGIADQALFLTDLIAFFEMEPTVKSKPDGHKMPVPIRSGFEFRNVSFTYPGTNRTVLHNFNFTLSPGERIALIGENGQGKTTVVKLITRLYDPTEGEILLDGIDLRDYALDDLHRHIGVIFQDFMRFEMTARENIAVGRVDQPHSESDLEDAAHKSLADEVVKKLSGGYDQILGRRFEGGVELSGGEWQKIALARAYLRDAQLLILDEPTAALDARSELEVFERFAELTLGKMALLISHRFSTVRMADRIVVLSGGRLIEEGNHEQLMHAGGLYSEMFEMQAASYR, from the coding sequence ATGAGCGAAGCCCCAACCACTAAAAAAGTGGAAAGCCCTTGGCGCGACCGTCTGAGCGCGCTGCGCAATCTGCCACCAGTCCTGCGTATCTTGTGGGATTCGGGCCCGGCTGTGGTTACATGGGGGTTGATTCTGCGCGGCATCGTGGCGGTGCTTCCCATCGCCATTGCAAAAGTTGCTGCTCTCATCCTTCAGGACATTGCGGACGTCCTGCGCGGCAGGCCGCTCCCGCACAATTTCTGGATTCTGGTGGGGACCGAGGTCGGCCTGAACGTCGTCTTCGGTCTCATCACCCACGCGATCGACTACTCCGATTCGCTGCTGGCCAATCGCTACACCCAATACGTCAGCGTCAAGGTGATGGAGCAGGCATCGCGTCTGGACCTGACGACCTACGAGAACCCTGTCTTCTACGACCGCCTGGAGCGGGCGCGGGTGCAGGCCACCGACCGGCTCGGCATGATTCAGCAGATGGGCCGGTTGATCCAGCAGGTGATTACAACGCTTAGCTTTACAGTCGCGCTGGCATGGGCTTCTCCGTGGCTGGTGCTGCTGCTTGCGCTGGGCGTGCTGCCGTCGTTCCTCGGAGAGACGCATTTTGCCTTTCTCGGATATGCCAAAAATTTTCGTCAGACTCCGGCGAAGCGGCAGATGGACTACCTCCGCCAGGTTGCTGGAAGTCGCGAAGGAGCGAAGGAGGTTAAGCTCTTTGGCCTGCACCGGTTCTTCACTGACAAGTTTGAAAGGCTTGCCCATCAGATCTATGTCGAGGATGTCGAGCTATCCCGCTCGAAGCTGATCGTCGGTGGAATGCTCGGCGTCATCGGAACGCTGGGCTACTACGGCGCTTATATCTATGTCATCTGGCGCACGCTGGGCGGCGCGTACAACATCGGGAAGTTCACCTTCCTCACGACGTCCATTCAGCAGGCCAGTTCCAACCTGCAGCAGGTCTTCTCGACCGTCTCGGGCATCGCAGATCAAGCCCTCTTTCTTACCGATCTGATCGCTTTCTTCGAGATGGAGCCGACGGTGAAATCGAAGCCCGACGGCCACAAGATGCCTGTCCCGATCCGGAGCGGATTTGAATTTCGCAACGTCTCCTTTACCTATCCGGGGACTAATCGCACCGTCCTGCATAACTTCAACTTCACGCTATCGCCCGGCGAACGGATCGCGCTGATCGGCGAGAACGGCCAGGGAAAGACGACCGTGGTGAAGCTGATTACGCGCCTCTACGATCCGACCGAAGGCGAGATTCTGCTCGACGGCATCGACCTGCGTGACTACGCGCTCGACGACCTGCATCGGCACATCGGGGTGATCTTTCAGGACTTCATGCGTTTCGAGATGACGGCGCGGGAGAACATTGCCGTTGGCCGTGTCGACCAGCCGCACAGCGAGAGCGATCTTGAAGACGCCGCGCACAAGAGTCTGGCCGATGAAGTGGTGAAAAAACTCTCCGGCGGCTACGACCAGATTCTGGGTCGTCGCTTCGAGGGTGGCGTGGAGCTATCGGGCGGCGAATGGCAGAAGATCGCGCTGGCCCGCGCCTATCTGCGCGACGCACAGCTTCTTATATTGGACGAGCCGACGGCTGCGCTCGATGCGCGCAGCGAGTTGGAGGTCTTTGAGCGTTTTGCCGAACTGACCCTGGGCAAGATGGCGCTGCTCATCTCGCACCGTTTCTCCACCGTTCGCATGGCGGACAGAATTGTGGTCCTCTCCGGTGGACGCCTGATCGAAGAAGGAAATCACGAACAACTGATGCATGCAGGCGGTCTGTACTCTGAAATGTTTGAAATGCAGGCTGCAAGCTACCGGTAG
- a CDS encoding glucoamylase family protein, which translates to MSQLPTDHTSESLPPTAPVSDLVTEGLPEKPTISDEELRHHADMLIRHLEIVARGTGNDDFEARLTRLTTRLKERLAICREQTSSSQLTPQLELLESTRMLKAAIAGTESAKDGFAKVPHVRLPSGEVLPQVVFLAEGYLSVARIWSPESLAIYVKQFQRRDALLLEEIGLLPQALKLAQLEFILDRADEAFSAGELPGIEDSPFSVPLHGLRRLDQAEWRPLLEPLIAFDAILRQDPAGAFANMEDETRSMYYQRVAEMASHANFNEVETAQAALDLARESAGVPHADARLALRQSHVGYYLLAEGVPQLHYRIGYHPPPIERLRGMMRHWNEEFYILGTFTLSVMLITAIILPLVPHHDYWAVIGALLFALVPVTQGAVDLINGSITALLKAEPLPKLDFSKGVPAEMTALVIVPTLLMSEKQVTELFEELEARYLANQDPNIHFGLLTDLPDTTTRPPEEDDSPLVHLALRMVDELNAKYATQDGGSFFLLHRHRVFNARQGVWMGWERKRGKLLDLNKLLVHSLDTFPVKAGPLQLLDRVRYVITLDSDTQLPRGSAARLTGTIAHPLNQAIIDPRLRIVTAGYGILQPRVGVSVGSASRSRMAALYSGETGFDIYTRAVSDAYQDLFGEGIFTGKGIYEVSVLHELLEHRFPRNALLSHDLIEGAYVRAGLATDIEVIDDYPSHYSAHTRRKHRWLRGDWQIMRWLFNSVPDETGRSVVNPISTISRWKILDNLRRSLIEPVTFLLFIFGWFFLPGGPVYWTIATLIVLLLPGLVQLGFNISRALFSASLVAAKETFSTFAASLGITILNLIFLPHHMLLSLDAIVRSLNRTLISGKNLLDWETAAQAESGTSKSSLDRYLNLSPIIALLIAAALAWRHPHALLAAAPVLVLWALAPVAVFWLDSPPRRVEGPLSTVDRSFLKRQALHIWRYFSEFGGEQNHWLIPDNVEEQGTRQALTLSPTNLGMLLNARQAAYEFGFITLPEFAAQTLGTLGTYDRLEKQRGHIYNWYDIGRLEPIAPKIVSAVDSGNLAASFYTLHTGALDLLKRPILNPNTFAALEDMLHGRDEAGHSRQRGKQSSSEGSQTMQTLVRQLMENSLPSPNVEGEAEDWLMEEASRRQRALALFIEEYTPWLLPRFVPLFEYFGLAASEKPADLKNKQESQIPTLQQATQYVSVLERRIVDTPVTHAEGSSLRALATELRSMLPSARERLSRLQAEIADIAVRAEQCAEAMQFGFLLVESRQLLSIGYDGTTGELHSACYDLLASEARIASLLAIAKGDIPQQAWFRLSRSHVLVNGRAALLSWTGTMFEYMMPALWMRTFPDTLIARSLHNAVRIQRDHVRDIPWGISESGFAETDDSGRYRYQAWGVPALALKYGAEDGPVISPYSTYLALPLLRNDALANLRRMVAMNWTGAYGLYEAADFTQGKQPRLVRSWMAHHQGMSLLALTNLLHDNIVQRWFHANPRVRATELLLHEKPLSNDMLNSLKK; encoded by the coding sequence ATGTCTCAGCTCCCAACCGATCACACCTCCGAGAGTCTTCCGCCAACGGCGCCTGTGTCCGACCTGGTGACAGAGGGCCTGCCCGAGAAGCCGACGATCTCCGACGAGGAATTGCGGCACCATGCGGACATGCTGATTCGGCATCTGGAGATTGTCGCCCGTGGAACCGGCAACGACGACTTTGAAGCACGCCTGACCAGGCTGACAACCCGGCTCAAGGAACGCCTGGCCATCTGCCGCGAACAGACCTCCAGCAGTCAATTGACGCCGCAGCTTGAACTGCTCGAAAGCACGCGCATGCTCAAAGCTGCGATTGCCGGTACCGAGAGCGCGAAAGATGGTTTTGCCAAGGTACCCCATGTGCGGCTTCCATCGGGAGAAGTGCTGCCGCAGGTCGTCTTTCTCGCAGAGGGATATCTCTCCGTAGCGCGAATATGGTCACCTGAGTCGCTTGCGATTTATGTGAAGCAATTCCAGCGGCGCGATGCTCTGCTGCTGGAGGAGATCGGCCTTCTGCCGCAGGCCCTGAAGCTGGCCCAACTGGAGTTCATCCTCGACCGGGCAGATGAGGCCTTTTCAGCTGGGGAGCTTCCGGGCATCGAGGATTCCCCGTTCTCCGTGCCGCTGCATGGCCTGCGGCGATTGGATCAGGCCGAGTGGCGTCCCTTGCTCGAACCGCTGATCGCATTCGATGCCATCCTCCGCCAAGACCCCGCCGGCGCGTTCGCGAACATGGAAGATGAGACGCGCAGCATGTACTACCAGCGCGTCGCCGAGATGGCAAGCCACGCCAACTTCAACGAAGTCGAGACGGCGCAGGCTGCGCTCGATCTTGCGCGCGAGTCGGCTGGCGTGCCCCACGCGGACGCTCGCCTCGCTCTTCGCCAATCGCACGTTGGCTACTATCTTTTGGCCGAAGGCGTGCCGCAGCTGCACTATCGCATTGGGTATCATCCGCCGCCGATAGAGCGGCTGCGCGGCATGATGCGCCACTGGAATGAGGAGTTTTATATCCTCGGTACGTTCACCTTGTCGGTGATGCTGATTACCGCGATTATCCTTCCGCTGGTTCCTCATCATGATTACTGGGCCGTGATTGGTGCGCTTCTTTTTGCATTGGTGCCGGTGACGCAGGGTGCAGTCGACCTGATCAATGGCAGCATCACGGCGCTGCTGAAGGCGGAGCCGCTGCCGAAGCTCGATTTTTCAAAGGGCGTTCCGGCGGAGATGACGGCGCTGGTGATTGTGCCCACGCTTCTGATGAGCGAGAAGCAGGTCACGGAATTGTTTGAAGAGCTGGAGGCGCGCTATCTCGCAAATCAAGATCCGAATATTCACTTCGGATTGCTCACTGACCTGCCGGATACAACGACACGCCCACCGGAAGAGGACGACAGCCCGCTCGTCCATCTAGCACTTCGAATGGTCGATGAGCTGAATGCAAAATATGCGACGCAGGACGGAGGCTCTTTTTTCCTGCTGCATCGGCATCGTGTCTTCAACGCTCGCCAGGGCGTGTGGATGGGATGGGAGCGCAAGCGCGGAAAGCTGCTCGATCTCAACAAGCTGCTGGTCCATTCGTTGGATACTTTTCCCGTCAAGGCCGGTCCTCTTCAACTTCTGGATCGGGTGCGCTACGTCATCACCCTGGACTCGGACACGCAACTGCCGCGTGGCTCGGCGGCGCGGCTGACAGGAACGATCGCGCACCCGCTCAATCAAGCAATCATCGATCCGCGCCTGCGCATTGTCACGGCGGGCTATGGAATTTTGCAGCCGCGTGTCGGTGTCAGTGTTGGCTCGGCTTCGCGTTCGCGGATGGCAGCACTTTATTCAGGCGAAACAGGCTTCGACATTTACACACGCGCGGTATCGGATGCCTATCAGGACCTCTTTGGCGAAGGCATCTTCACCGGCAAGGGAATCTACGAGGTCTCCGTGCTGCATGAGTTGCTGGAGCACCGTTTTCCACGCAATGCACTCCTCTCGCACGACCTCATCGAAGGCGCTTACGTGCGCGCCGGGCTGGCTACGGATATCGAGGTGATCGACGATTATCCGTCGCACTATTCGGCGCACACTCGCCGCAAACATCGCTGGCTACGCGGGGACTGGCAGATCATGCGCTGGCTCTTCAATTCGGTGCCCGACGAGACTGGCCGGTCCGTCGTGAACCCCATCAGCACGATCTCGCGTTGGAAGATCCTCGACAATCTTCGGCGCAGCCTGATCGAGCCGGTCACCTTTCTTCTGTTCATCTTTGGATGGTTCTTCCTTCCCGGCGGCCCGGTCTACTGGACCATCGCTACGCTGATCGTCCTTCTGCTCCCAGGTTTGGTGCAGCTAGGTTTCAACATCAGCAGGGCATTGTTCAGTGCGAGCCTCGTCGCGGCAAAGGAGACGTTCTCTACCTTCGCCGCATCGCTCGGCATCACGATTCTCAATCTCATCTTCCTCCCCCATCACATGCTGCTCTCGCTGGATGCCATTGTGCGGTCGTTGAATCGAACGCTGATCTCTGGCAAAAACCTGCTCGATTGGGAGACGGCGGCACAAGCAGAGAGTGGAACATCGAAAAGTTCGCTCGACCGCTATCTGAACCTTTCGCCGATAATTGCCCTGCTGATTGCGGCCGCGTTGGCGTGGAGACATCCTCATGCGCTGCTGGCGGCAGCGCCGGTGCTGGTGTTGTGGGCGCTGGCTCCGGTTGCCGTGTTCTGGCTCGATTCGCCTCCGCGACGTGTGGAAGGCCCGCTGTCGACGGTGGACCGATCGTTTCTGAAGCGTCAGGCGTTGCATATATGGCGCTACTTCTCGGAGTTTGGCGGCGAGCAGAACCATTGGTTGATTCCCGACAATGTAGAGGAGCAAGGCACACGCCAGGCACTTACGCTTTCACCGACCAACCTCGGAATGCTGCTCAACGCGCGTCAGGCGGCGTATGAATTCGGATTTATTACGCTGCCGGAATTTGCTGCTCAAACACTGGGAACGCTCGGGACTTATGACCGGCTCGAAAAACAGCGAGGTCATATCTACAACTGGTATGACATCGGACGGCTGGAGCCAATTGCACCGAAGATTGTCTCGGCGGTCGATAGCGGCAACCTCGCCGCCTCGTTTTACACGCTGCATACTGGAGCGCTTGATCTGCTGAAGCGCCCCATATTGAATCCCAATACCTTTGCCGCTCTGGAAGACATGCTGCACGGAAGAGATGAAGCGGGCCACAGCAGGCAGCGCGGCAAGCAGTCATCCTCTGAAGGATCACAGACGATGCAGACGCTGGTTCGCCAGCTTATGGAAAATTCGCTGCCTTCGCCAAATGTCGAAGGCGAAGCGGAAGACTGGCTGATGGAAGAGGCTTCGCGCCGACAGCGGGCATTAGCATTGTTCATCGAGGAATATACGCCGTGGCTGCTGCCTCGCTTTGTTCCTTTGTTTGAATACTTCGGGCTCGCGGCATCAGAGAAACCGGCGGACCTCAAGAACAAGCAGGAGAGCCAGATTCCCACGCTGCAACAGGCGACACAATACGTGTCGGTACTGGAACGACGCATCGTGGATACTCCAGTCACTCATGCGGAGGGATCAAGTTTGAGGGCCCTCGCTACGGAGTTGCGCTCAATGCTTCCTTCGGCGCGAGAGAGGCTGTCACGGCTTCAGGCAGAGATAGCCGATATCGCCGTGCGGGCCGAACAATGCGCCGAGGCCATGCAGTTCGGCTTTCTGCTGGTTGAATCGCGGCAGCTTCTGTCCATCGGCTACGACGGCACTACGGGCGAGCTTCATTCCGCCTGCTATGACCTGCTTGCGTCGGAGGCCCGCATCGCGTCGCTGCTTGCCATCGCCAAGGGAGACATACCGCAGCAGGCATGGTTCCGGTTGAGCCGCTCGCACGTTCTGGTCAACGGCCGCGCAGCGTTGCTCTCGTGGACTGGCACCATGTTTGAGTACATGATGCCCGCGCTTTGGATGCGGACATTTCCCGATACACTGATCGCGCGTTCTCTGCATAATGCCGTGCGCATTCAGCGCGACCATGTGCGCGATATTCCGTGGGGTATCTCGGAGTCGGGTTTCGCCGAGACCGATGACTCAGGCCGCTACCGGTATCAGGCGTGGGGCGTTCCCGCACTGGCGCTGAAGTACGGCGCGGAAGATGGTCCGGTCATCTCTCCCTATTCCACCTATCTTGCGCTGCCGCTTCTGCGCAACGATGCGCTGGCGAATCTTCGTCGCATGGTCGCGATGAATTGGACGGGAGCCTATGGCCTCTACGAGGCCGCCGACTTCACCCAGGGCAAGCAGCCGCGCCTGGTGCGCTCCTGGATGGCCCATCATCAGGGCATGTCACTGCTTGCACTGACCAATCTGCTGCACGACAACATTGTTCAACGGTGGTTTCATGCAAATCCGCGGGTGCGTGCCACGGAGCTCTTACTGCATGAGAAGCCGTTGAGCAACGACATGCTGAACTCACTTAAGAAATAA
- a CDS encoding DUF2264 domain-containing protein has translation MHQQKIKTRRKFLFNTMAAGAATLLASNGSAQTGDANAASASIASAGTAKEDRMTWLAMLEQVSEPVLHALNERRLRATMPVEAAAGLAAERAIGSPLEALGRLLAGLAPWLELEPSAQESAHETALRKRYRGWALAAITSAVDPASPDFMRFGASSQTVVDSSFLALALLRAPRQLVQPLDPSTRQRLVQALTSERIVLPGYNNWLLFAALNEAALKMLGTDWDRVRVDYALRKHTEWYVGDGTYGDGPHYHADYYDSFVIHPYLLQLIETVGDAEPAWKNMLPEIHARAQRYAAIQERVISPQGEYPIVGRSITYRCGAFHLLADCSLRHMLPEVVLPQQVRCALTAVQRRTLGVPGTFSAAGWLRIGLAGHQPSLGETYISTGSLYLASAAWLPLGLPPADPFWSAPAAPWTQQKAWSGVDIPVDHAHDV, from the coding sequence ATGCATCAGCAGAAAATTAAAACGCGACGGAAATTTCTGTTTAACACCATGGCCGCTGGAGCCGCGACCTTGCTCGCAAGCAACGGCAGCGCACAGACAGGCGATGCGAATGCAGCCTCTGCTTCGATAGCGTCTGCTGGAACTGCAAAAGAGGATCGGATGACCTGGCTTGCGATGTTGGAACAGGTCTCGGAGCCTGTTCTCCACGCTCTGAATGAACGCCGGTTGCGCGCAACCATGCCTGTTGAAGCGGCGGCGGGTCTGGCGGCGGAGCGTGCGATTGGCTCACCTCTGGAGGCCCTTGGCCGCCTTCTCGCCGGGCTGGCTCCGTGGCTTGAACTGGAACCATCCGCGCAGGAGTCGGCGCACGAGACGGCTTTGCGCAAACGATACCGGGGTTGGGCGCTCGCCGCCATTACATCCGCCGTCGATCCAGCTTCGCCCGATTTCATGCGTTTTGGCGCATCATCGCAGACCGTGGTCGATTCTTCCTTTCTTGCGTTGGCGCTACTTCGTGCGCCGCGCCAGCTTGTGCAGCCGCTGGATCCGTCGACACGACAGAGATTGGTGCAGGCGCTCACGTCAGAGCGCATCGTGCTGCCGGGATACAACAACTGGCTGCTCTTTGCTGCACTCAACGAGGCTGCCCTGAAGATGCTGGGAACCGATTGGGACCGCGTTCGCGTCGACTACGCCTTGCGCAAACATACGGAGTGGTATGTCGGCGACGGCACCTATGGCGACGGCCCGCACTATCACGCGGACTACTACGACAGTTTCGTCATCCACCCCTATCTATTGCAGCTCATCGAGACAGTGGGAGATGCCGAACCGGCGTGGAAAAATATGCTGCCAGAGATCCACGCGCGGGCGCAGAGGTACGCGGCTATTCAGGAGCGGGTGATCAGTCCGCAGGGCGAGTATCCCATCGTAGGACGCTCCATTACATATCGGTGCGGAGCCTTTCATTTGCTGGCCGATTGCAGCCTTCGCCACATGCTGCCCGAGGTTGTTCTTCCGCAACAGGTGCGCTGCGCTCTGACTGCGGTTCAGCGCCGGACTCTTGGTGTCCCTGGCACATTTTCTGCTGCAGGATGGCTGCGGATCGGGCTTGCGGGACATCAGCCATCGCTCGGCGAGACTTATATTTCTACTGGAAGCCTTTACCTGGCCAGTGCTGCGTGGCTGCCGCTTGGCTTGCCTCCTGCCGATCCATTCTGGTCAGCGCCTGCGGCACCATGGACGCAGCAGAAGGCCTGGTCGGGCGTGGATATCCCGGTCGATCATGCTCATGATGTGTAA
- the tdh gene encoding L-threonine 3-dehydrogenase, translating into MKALVKAHAKSGLWLQDVPEPAIGINDVLIRVRYTGICGTDVHIYNWDEWAQRTIPVPMTIGHEFVGEIVEVGSNVNDFNPGDIVSGEGHVVCGRCRNCLAGRRHLCAATSGVGVNRPGAFAEFIALPMTNIWRHHPDINQEVAAIFDPFGNAVHTALSFDVLAEDVLITGAGPIGIMCIPVVRHAGARHVVITDPNPYRLELARKMGATLAVNPMETPIAEVQKQLGLQEGFDVGLEMSGNAAALREMISNMSHGGKIAILGIPSQEMPLDLRQVVFNMLTIKGIYGREMYETWYKMSVLIESGVDITPIITHRYSYSDFEQGFQAMMSGMTGKVILDWTSLIS; encoded by the coding sequence ATGAAGGCACTCGTCAAAGCGCACGCAAAATCCGGCCTGTGGTTGCAGGATGTTCCTGAGCCAGCCATTGGCATCAACGATGTTCTCATCCGTGTTCGCTACACCGGAATCTGCGGAACCGACGTTCATATCTACAACTGGGACGAGTGGGCCCAGCGTACCATTCCTGTGCCCATGACCATCGGCCACGAGTTCGTCGGCGAGATCGTCGAGGTCGGCTCCAACGTGAACGACTTTAATCCCGGCGACATCGTCAGCGGCGAAGGCCACGTCGTCTGCGGGCGATGCAGAAATTGTCTTGCAGGCAGAAGGCATCTCTGCGCCGCCACCTCCGGAGTCGGCGTGAACCGCCCCGGAGCCTTCGCGGAGTTCATCGCTCTGCCCATGACGAATATCTGGCGACATCACCCCGACATCAATCAGGAAGTCGCCGCCATCTTCGATCCCTTCGGCAACGCCGTCCATACGGCGCTCTCCTTCGATGTGCTCGCTGAAGATGTTCTCATCACCGGCGCAGGTCCTATCGGCATCATGTGTATCCCGGTTGTCCGCCATGCCGGTGCGCGACATGTGGTCATCACCGATCCCAATCCGTATCGCCTCGAACTGGCGCGAAAGATGGGCGCTACGCTTGCCGTCAATCCAATGGAGACGCCAATAGCCGAGGTGCAGAAGCAGCTTGGCCTTCAGGAAGGCTTCGATGTGGGCCTCGAGATGTCCGGCAACGCTGCTGCTCTTCGCGAGATGATCTCAAACATGAGTCACGGCGGCAAGATTGCGATTCTCGGCATACCCTCGCAGGAGATGCCGCTTGATCTCAGGCAGGTCGTCTTCAACATGCTCACGATCAAAGGAATCTATGGACGCGAGATGTATGAGACCTGGTACAAGATGAGTGTCCTCATCGAATCAGGTGTGGATATCACACCGATCATCACGCATCGCTATTCTTACTCCGACTTCGAGCAGGGCTTTCAGGCCATGATGTCGGGGATGACGGGCAAGGTGATTCTGGATTGGACCAGCCTTATCTCCTGA
- a CDS encoding ribonucleoside-diphosphate reductase subunit alpha: MATLQTTLSDLDPQFPAADVVPQMQVRKRSGALEPVDVNKIVRAVERCCHGLPHVDPIRVASKTIGGLFDGASTRELDSISIQTAAALIAEEPEYSKLAARLLLVTISKEVSGQNIYSFSQSIEVGHREGVISKDAAEFVGANVRKLNSAIDDRFSDRFEYFGLRTVYDRYLLRHPITRQVIETPQHFFMRVSAGLSVRVNEAIEFYKLLASHDYMPSSPTLFNSGTKHSQMSSCYLLDSPADSLDAIYDTYKQVALLSKFSGGIGLAFHRVRAEGSLIRATNGISNGIVPWLRTLDSSVAAVNQGGKRKGACCVYLEPWHADVESFLEMRDNTGDAARRTYNLNLANWIPDLFMRRSDEDGMWSLFDPKDVPHLMDLYGEEFDKAYVEAEEKQLYRRQVKARDLYARMMRTLAETGNGWMVFKDACNIKCNQTGAAGNVVHLSNLCTEITEVTSSEETAVCNLGSVNLARHLTDGAFDFEKLAATVRHAVPMLDRVIDINYYPVTQAAVANSRWRPVGLGVMGLQDVFFQLRIPFDSPEARMLSAKIQEEIYFHALSASCDLAEQHGPHAAFHETRAAKGKFQFELWDVMPAEKERWELLRERMKTVGLRNSLLIAIAPTATIASIVGCYECIEPQISNIFKRETLSGEFMQINKYLVTELQQLGLWSEEVRSRIKMAEGSIQKIAEIPEELKLIYRTVWEMPMRALIDMAAERGAYIDQSQSLNLFAESPNIGRLSSMYMYAWKRGIKTTYYLRSRPATKIAKTTVAVGNRVDLQATASAISCSLDNPESCEACQ, encoded by the coding sequence ATGGCTACTCTACAGACGACGCTCTCCGACCTCGATCCTCAATTTCCTGCTGCTGATGTTGTTCCTCAGATGCAGGTCCGCAAGCGCAGTGGCGCGTTGGAGCCGGTGGACGTCAATAAGATTGTCCGGGCGGTGGAGCGGTGCTGCCATGGACTTCCGCATGTCGATCCGATACGGGTGGCAAGTAAAACCATCGGCGGATTGTTCGATGGGGCTTCGACGCGTGAGCTCGATTCCATTTCGATTCAGACTGCGGCGGCACTGATTGCCGAGGAGCCGGAGTACTCGAAGCTGGCTGCGCGGCTCTTGCTGGTGACCATCTCGAAGGAAGTGAGCGGGCAGAATATTTATTCGTTCTCGCAGTCCATTGAGGTGGGCCATCGCGAGGGTGTGATCTCGAAGGACGCGGCGGAGTTTGTGGGCGCTAATGTGCGGAAGTTGAACAGCGCTATTGATGATCGCTTTTCGGACCGCTTCGAATACTTTGGACTGCGAACGGTGTATGACCGCTACCTGCTACGGCATCCGATCACACGGCAGGTGATTGAGACGCCGCAGCATTTCTTCATGCGGGTTTCAGCGGGACTCTCAGTGCGGGTGAACGAGGCGATTGAGTTCTACAAGCTGCTGGCTTCGCATGACTATATGCCGAGCTCACCGACCCTGTTCAACAGTGGGACGAAGCACTCGCAGATGTCGTCCTGCTATCTGCTGGATTCGCCGGCAGACTCGCTGGACGCGATCTATGACACGTATAAGCAGGTCGCACTGCTGTCGAAGTTCTCGGGCGGCATCGGACTTGCATTTCATCGCGTGCGCGCGGAGGGCTCGCTGATTCGAGCGACGAACGGCATCTCGAACGGCATTGTGCCGTGGCTGCGGACACTGGATTCTTCGGTGGCTGCGGTGAATCAGGGCGGCAAGCGCAAGGGCGCGTGCTGCGTATATCTGGAGCCGTGGCATGCGGACGTCGAATCGTTTCTGGAGATGCGCGACAACACTGGCGATGCCGCGCGGCGGACGTACAACCTGAATCTCGCGAACTGGATTCCGGACCTGTTCATGCGCCGCTCTGATGAGGACGGCATGTGGTCGCTGTTCGATCCGAAGGATGTTCCACATCTGATGGACCTCTATGGCGAAGAGTTCGACAAAGCCTATGTGGAAGCTGAGGAAAAACAGCTTTATCGGCGGCAGGTGAAGGCCCGCGATCTCTACGCGCGCATGATGCGTACGCTGGCCGAGACCGGCAATGGATGGATGGTCTTCAAGGATGCCTGCAACATCAAGTGCAACCAGACGGGTGCCGCGGGTAATGTCGTTCATCTCTCGAATCTCTGCACGGAGATTACGGAGGTGACATCTTCAGAGGAGACGGCGGTGTGCAATCTTGGCTCGGTGAATCTTGCGCGTCATCTGACTGATGGTGCGTTCGATTTTGAGAAGCTCGCGGCGACAGTGCGCCATGCAGTGCCGATGCTCGATCGCGTCATCGACATCAACTACTATCCCGTGACACAGGCCGCCGTGGCGAATAGCCGCTGGAGGCCAGTGGGGCTTGGCGTGATGGGGTTGCAGGATGTGTTCTTTCAACTGCGCATTCCCTTCGATTCGCCGGAGGCGCGGATGCTCTCGGCGAAGATTCAGGAGGAGATTTATTTTCATGCGCTGAGCGCCTCGTGCGATCTGGCAGAGCAGCATGGGCCTCACGCCGCATTCCATGAGACGCGGGCGGCGAAGGGCAAGTTCCAATTTGAGTTATGGGACGTCATGCCGGCGGAGAAAGAGCGGTGGGAGCTGTTGCGCGAGCGGATGAAGACAGTTGGGCTGCGCAACTCGCTGCTGATTGCCATTGCGCCTACGGCGACGATTGCTTCCATTGTTGGATGCTACGAGTGCATCGAACCGCAGATCTCCAACATCTTCAAGCGTGAGACGCTCTCGGGCGAGTTCATGCAGATCAACAAATACCTCGTGACCGAGTTGCAGCAGCTCGGGCTATGGTCGGAAGAGGTTCGCTCGCGGATCAAGATGGCCGAGGGCTCGATTCAGAAGATTGCTGAGATTCCCGAGGAGTTGAAGCTGATCTATCGCACTGTATGGGAGATGCCAATGCGAGCGCTGATCGATATGGCGGCGGAGCGAGGCGCTTACATCGACCAGAGCCAATCGCTGAATCTCTTTGCGGAGTCGCCGAACATTGGGCGGCTGAGCTCGATGTATATGTATGCGTGGAAGCGCGGCATCAAGACGACATACTATCTGCGTTCCCGGCCGGCCACGAAGATTGCAAAGACTACGGTTGCCGTTGGTAACCGCGTGGACCTACAAGCGACGGCGAGCGCAATAAGCTGCTCGCTCGATAACCCCGAGTCCTGTGAGGCTTGCCAGTAA